Proteins encoded within one genomic window of Solenopsis invicta isolate M01_SB chromosome 10, UNIL_Sinv_3.0, whole genome shotgun sequence:
- the LOC105197694 gene encoding uncharacterized protein LOC105197694: protein METVDATKNNDIYKLLSFEEAKEVVKRALNNDADLIEYAIRPYSDGKLGFLGSHYRLDIIATRKKETVTLPFFLKTIPYQVPDQADYVIMRGVFHKETKFYNVIMPLLREGYRGEPWAPMCYKVKSDSIVFEELSGKGYSMRGKLFDKTLVCAGLSAFARLHAASLLAETRLGTSFNQLYPEVFVETAFLHDGLIREWFESGVNVAAAVAERLGYDPDLIRSTCEQVYHVIKPSRTKTNVISHGDPWSNNLLFNNDIPPKCMLVDFQLLRYSPLAHDVAQFLYMCTDRSFRETWENAMLRHYYDTLRETLNIHETRTQIPPWSELIQGMEEQRLGALITALLNFPTILMDETQSAQIVSDPASYVEHYFRNKNEFVLSCMEKDPAYGRRINEAVIELAELASRLDQLPKPS from the coding sequence ATGGAAACCGTCGATGCCACCAAGAATAATGACATTTACAAATTGCTCTCTTTCGAGGAAGCAAAGGAGGTGGTGAAACGCGCCTTGAACAATGACGCCGATCTGATAGAATACGCTATTCGACCATACTCCGACGGCAAGCTCGGATTTCTCGGCTCTCATTATCGGCTCGATATAATAGCCACGAGGAAAAAGGAAACTGTCACTCTCCCATTTTTTCTCAAGACCATACCTTACCAAGTGCCCGATCAAGCAGACTACGTGATAATGAGAGGTGTCTTCCATAAAGAGACAAAATTTTACAACGTCATAATGCCTTTGCTTCGTGAGGGATATCGTGGAGAACCGTGGGCACCAATGTGCTACAAAGTGAAGAGCGATTCGATAGTCTTTGAGGAATTGAGTGGAAAGGGCTATTCGATGCGAGGCAAACTATTCGATAAGACGCTCGTGTGTGCGGGTTTAAGCGCTTTCGCGCGATTACATGCCGCCTCCCTACTGGCGGAAACTCGCCTCGGCACATCCTTTAACCAACTGTATCCTGAAGTTTTCGTGGAGACAGCCTTCCTTCACGATGGATTGATACGAGAATGGTTCGAATCAGGCGTCAACGTAGCCGCGGCCGTAGCCGAGCGATTGGGGTACGATCCTGACCTGATAAGATCGACCTGCGAGCAGGTGTATCACGTTATAAAACCTTCACGTACAAAAACGAACGTGATTAGTCACGGAGATCCCTGGAGCAACAATCTTCTCTTCAATAACGACATACCACCTAAATGCATGTTGGTAGACTTCCAACTGTTAAGGTATTCTCCGTTGGCGCATGATGTAGCACAGTTTTTGTACATGTGCACGGACAGAAGTTTCCGAGAGACTTGGGAGAACGCGATGTTACGTCATTATTATGATACGCTACGCGAGACTCTAAACATTCACGAAACTCGCACGCAAATACCCCCATGGTCAGAGCTAATCCAAGGCATGGAGGAACAACGTTTAGGTGCCCTTATCACCGCGTTACTCAACTTTCCTACGATTCTAATGGACGAGACTCAAAGTGCGCAGATTGTAAGCGACCCGGCGTCTTATGTCGAACATTATTTTCGGAATAAAAACGAGTTCGTTCTCTCATGCATGGAGAAAGATCCGGCTTACGGAAGAAGGATCAACGAAGCTGTCATCGAACTCGCTGAGCTCGCTTCGCGACTGGACCAATTACCAAAaccatcttaa